A window of the Lactuca sativa cultivar Salinas chromosome 5, Lsat_Salinas_v11, whole genome shotgun sequence genome harbors these coding sequences:
- the LOC111887958 gene encoding phospholipid-transporting ATPase 1-like, giving the protein MQLDNENLARDNSRLIYIDNPQRTNEEYEFTGNKITTSKYTLINFLPKNLFIQFHRVAYIYFLAIAALNQLPPLAVFGRTVSLFPLLFVLTVTAIKDGYEDWRRHRSDRNENNKESLVLESGNFQSKRWKDIKVGEVVKIKADETIPCDMVLMWTSDPSGIAYIQTMNLDGESNLKTRYARQETSLMPLGSISGVIRCEQPNRNIYEFTANMELNGHKISLSQSNIILRGCQVKNTEWVIGVVVYAGQETKAMLNSAVSPSKRSRLEQAMNSETIWLSVFLFILCLVVAIGMCLWLMSHQDAIDTIPYYRKSYLIKGKFPGKPYKYYGIPMETFFAFLSSVIVFQIMIPISLYITMELVRLGQSYFMIEDKHMYDSSTNSRFQCRSLNINEDLGQIRYVFSDKTGTLTENKMEFRKASVFGKHYHNPPIVDKENPEADMKGKKIKSDITVDPDLMGLLHKGLNGNERISAHEFFLTLAACNTVIPILNQSSSQGSSMGTEIHEDLEAIDYQGESPDEQALVAAACAYGYILFERTSGHIAVDVNGEKLRLDVLGLHEFDSVRKRMSVVIRFPNNEVKVLVKGADTSILSILRDNSGNDNDLSIITQHHLNEYSSEGLRTLVLASRDLTNQELEEWQSMYEDATTSLVDRSLKLRQTASLVECNLHLLGATGIEDKLQEGVPETIECLREAGIKVWVLTGDKQETAISIALSCKLLTSDMHQIVINGTSETECRQLLSESMARYGVKCRDLKNNTESDAENIEGELALIIDGNSLVYILERDLESELFNLATSCRVVLCCRVAPLQKAGVVDLIKSRTDDMTLAIGDGANDVSMIQMADVGVGICGQEGRQAVMASDFAMGQFRFLKRLLLVHGHWNYQRMGYLVLYNFYRNAVFVFMLFWYILCAAFSTTSALTDWSSVFYSVIYTSVPTIVVGILDKDLSHKTLLQYPKLYESGHRQESYNSCLFWMMMADTIWQSLALFCVPRFAFSQTTIDIWSMGSLWTVSVVILVNIHLAMDIQRWVLYTHISIWGSVVMTYACVVVLDSIPVFPNYGTIYELAKQPTYWLSIWLIIVVALLPRFIIKAMHRMFRPSDIQIAREAEILRKRRFFYGSSTLRRSSD; this is encoded by the exons ATGCAGTTAGATAATGAAAACCTAGCACGTGATAATTCTAGACTGATATACATCGATAATCCTCAAAGAACCAATGAAGAGTATGAATTCACAGGAAACAAGATCACCACTAGCAAATACACACTTATAAACTTCTTACCCAAGAATCTCTTCATTCAATTTCATCGAGTGGCTTACATATACTTTTTAGCCATTGCAGCTCTCAATCAGCTTCCTCCTCTTGCAGTCTTTGGAAGAACAGTCTCTCTCTTCCCTCTACTTTTTGTTCTCACAGTCACTGCTATAAAAGACGGATACGAGGATTGGAGAAGACACAGATCTGATCGAAATGAGAACAACAAAGAATCCCTTGTTCTTGAATCCGGAAACTTCCAATCCAAAAGATGGAAAGACATCAAAGTAGGTGAGGTGGTGAAAATTAAAGCTGATGAGACAATCCCTTGTGACATGGTGCTGATGTGGACAAGTGATCCTAGTGGCATTGCTTACATACAAACCATGAATTTAGATGGAGAGTCAAATTTAAAGACACGTTATGCTAGACAAGAAACATCCTTAATGCCATTAGGATCAATATCAGGGGTAATTAGATGTGAACAACCTAATAGAAACATATATGAGTTCACAGCTAATATGgagttaaatggtcataaaatTTCCCTAAGTCAATCAAACATTATCCTACGTGGATGTCAGGTGAAAAACACAGAGTGGGTTATAGGTGTTGTTGTGTATGCTGGACAAGAGACAAAAGCTATGCTAAATAGTGCAGTTTCCCCTTCAAAAAGAAGCAGACTTGAACAAGCAATGAACTCAGAAACTATTTGGTTATCTGTTTTTCTATTCATATTGTGTCTTGTTGTTGCTATTGGGATGTGTTTATGGCTGATGAGTCATCAGGATGCAATTGATACGATTCCTTATTACAGAAAGAGCTATCTTATAAAGGGGAAATTTCCAGGAAAACCGTATAAGTATTATGGGATTCCTATGGAGACGTTTTTTGCGTTTTTGAGTTCTGTTATTGTGTTTCAGATAATGATTCCAATATCTTTATACATCACCATGGAATTGGTTCGATTAGGTCAATCCTATTTCATGATAGAAGACAAACACATGTATGACAGCAGCACAAACTCAAGGTTTCAATGCAGATCCTTAAATATAAATGAAGATTTAGGCCAAATTCGTTATGTGTTTTCTGATAAAACTGGAACACTTACTGAAAACAAAATGGAATTCAGAAAAGCATCTGTTTTCGGGAAGCATTATCATAATCCACCAATTGTGGATAAAGAGAATCCag AAGCAGACATGAAAGGAAAGAAGATAAAATCTGATATCACTGTGGATCCTGACCTCATGGGGTTGCTTCATAAAGGGCTAAATGGGAATGAAAGAATTTCTGCTCATGAGTTTTTTCTAACACTAGCAGCATGCAACACTGTGATTCCAATTCTTAATCAAAGTAGCTCACAAGGGTCCTCCATGGGGACTGAAATTCATGAAGATCTTGAAGCTATTGATTATCAAGGAGAATCACCTGATGAACAAGCTCTTGTAGCTGCAGCTTGTGCTTATGGATACATTCTTTTTGAAAGAACATCTGGTCATATTGCAGTTGATGTCAATGGTGAGAAATTAAG GCTGGATGTATTAGGGCTGCATGAGTTTGACAGTGTACGAAAAAGAATGTCAGTGGTTATCAGATTCCCAAACAATGAAGTAAAGGTATTGGTAAAAGGGGCAGATACGTCAATTCTCAGCATCTTGAGGGACAATTCTGGAAACGATAATGACTTAAGCATCATAACACAACACCATTTGAACGAGTATTCATCAGAAGGTCTTCGGACACTTGTACTTGCTTCTAGGGATCTTACAAATCAAGAACTTGAAGAATGGCAATCAATGTATGAAGATGCCACCACTTCATTGGTTGATAGATCTTTGAAATTAAGACAAACTGCATCACTTGTTGAATGTAATTTACATTTGCTTGGAGCAACTGGAATTGAAGACAAACTTCAAGAAGGAGTTCCTGAAACTATCGAGTGTTTACGTGAAGCAGGAatcaaggtttgggttttgaCTGGAGATAAACAAGAAACTGCAATTTCAATTGCTCTTTCTTGTAAGCTTTTGACATCAGATATGCATCAGATTGTTATAAATGGAACTTCAGAGACTGAATGTAGACAGCTTCTGTCTGAATCAATGGCTAGATATGGTGTTAAATGTAGAGATTTGAAGAATAATACTGAAAGTGATGCTGAAAACATAGAAGGAGAATTGGCATTGATAATTGATGGGAATAGTTTGGTTTACATCTTGGAAAGAGATCTGGAATCAGAG CTGTTCAATCTGGCAACATCTTGTAGAGTTGTTTTGTGTTGTCGAGTTGCACCCTTACAAAAAGCTGGAGTTGTTGATTTGATCAAGAGTCGAACTGATGATATGACGCTAGCAATAGGTGATG GTGCAAATGATGTGTCAATGATCCAAATGGCGGATGTTGGTGTTGGCATATGTGGGCAAGAAGGACGCCAGGCTGTCATGGCTTCAGATTTTGCAATGGGACAATTTAGATTCTTAAAAAGACTACTTTTAGTACATGGTCATTGGAATTATCAACGCATGGGATATTTGGTTCTTTATAACTTCTACAGAAATGCTGTTTTTGTCTTCATGCTTTTTTG GTATATATTATGTGCAGCTTTTTCAACAACATCTGCACTTACTGACTGGAGCAGTGTGTTCTACTCTGTAATTTACACTTCAGTCCCTACAATTGTGGTTGGAATTCTAGACAAAGACTTGAGTCATAAGACACTTCTTCAGTATCCAAAGTTGTATGAATCTGGACACAGACAAGAAAGCTACAACAGTTGTCTTTTTTGGATGATGATGGCTGACACCATATGGCAAAGTCTTGCACTTTTTTGTGTTCCAAGATTTGCATTTTCACAAACCACAATTGATATTTGGAGTATGGGTAGTTTGTGGACTGTTTCAGTGGTCATTTTGGTAAATATACATTTAGCCATGGACATTCAAAGATGGGTGCTTTATACTCATATCTCAATTTGGGGATCTGTGGTTATGACATATGCTTGTGTAGTTGTCTTGGATTCCATTCCTGTTTTCCCTAATTACGG GACAATATATGAATTGGCAAAACAACCTACATATTGGCTATCGATTTGGCTTATAATAGTGGTGGCATTACTTCCTAGATTTATAATCAAAGCTATGCATAGAATGTTTAGGCCTTCGGATATTCAGATAGCTAGAGAAGCTGAGATATTGAGAAAAAGAAGATTCTTTTATGGATCAAGTACGCTTCGAAGATCTAGTGACTAA
- the LOC111887997 gene encoding uncharacterized protein LOC111887997 yields MPTVQSPITGNPLVRPKTGRQPLKPIRSPSNVHPPPSGNTYQKPNLKHGWIEISEDSNKENPNQNEKRNITSNLDPNLSSICAVSVAAAPVQIEEFEVSLAEELNAIREKMERLRSDREKTEKMLRDRELMMETKMKELDQRGEIQKALEIEVDRLYRLNELRSLCNRILPIKSLREKEHEKIKPDKSQATEEEKVRSLREKEKTKPDKPQGGNAEETEEEKVTSPCGVNDSKN; encoded by the exons ATGCCAACAGTTCAATCTCCGATCACAGGAAACCCTCTAGTCCGGCCAAAAACCGGCAGACAGCCTCTTAAACCGATCAGATCCCCGTCGAATGTACATCCTCCACCGTCTGGAAACACCTACCAAAAGCCAAATCTAAAGCATGGATGGATCGAGATCTCTGAAGATTCTAACAAGGAGAATCCTAATCAGAATGAGAAACGAAATATTACTTCTAATCTGGATCCGAATCTTTCTTCGATCTGTGCTGTTTCTGTTGCTGCAGCTCCGGTGCAAATCGAGGAATTTGAAGTCTCGCTGGCTGAGGAACTGAATGCCATTCGGGAAAAGATGGAGAGGTTGAGGTCCGACAGAGAGAAAACAGAGAAGATGCTCAGAGACAGGGAGTTAATGATGGAGACGAAGATGAAGGAGCTCGATCAGAGAGGAGAGATTCAGAAGGCGCTTGAAATTGAAGTGGATCGGCTTTATAGATTAAACGAGCTCAGATCTTTATGCAAC AGGATACTACCGATCAAATCATTGAGAGAGAAGGAGCATGAGAAGATCAAACCAGATAAATCACAG GCGACGGAAGAAGAAAAGGTCAGATCGTTGAGAGAGAAGGAGAAGACCAAACCAGATAAACCCCAG GGGGGAAATgctgaagaaactgaagaagaAAAGGTGACAAGTCCTTGTGGGGTAAATGATTCGAAGAATTGA
- the LOC111887946 gene encoding serine/threonine-protein kinase AtPK2/AtPK19, with translation MVSSQLTALIENKPFKSSKNYFQFPKNAPNETSDTLELDFSDTFGPLPLPAGNSEIPSDDPVVIYSRSHSLVGPTPCVSHLLNLRKLTICETDESLEDFSDVIDKEIEEEEEENGCKVKTIGLEDFEVMKVVGQGAFGKVYQVRKRDSLEIYAMKVVRKDKIVEKNHAEYMKAERDILTKIDHPFIVQLRYSFQTKYRLYLVLDFVNGGHLFFQLYHHGLFREDLARIYAAEIVSAVSHLHANGIMHRDLKPENILLDVDGHALLTDFGLAKEFDENARSNSLCGTVEYMSPEIILGKGHDKAADWWSVGILLFEMLTGQPPFHGGNRDKVQKKIVKDKMKLPAFLSSEAHALLKGLLQKDPSKRLGNGVTGSDEIKNHKWFKPINWKKLDAREIQPSFRPEVSGNQCIANFDKRWTDMPLLDSPASSPNGSSDLFQGFTYVKPAASFLHRQSPAC, from the exons ATGGTTTCTTCTCAATTAACTGCTTTAATTGAAAACAAACCATTCAAATCCTCCAAGAACTATTTCCAATTCCCAAAAAACGCTCCCAATGAAACATCAGATACTCTTGAATTGGACTTTTCTGATACATTTGGTCCTCTCCCACTGCCAGCTGGCAATTCTGAAATTCCAAGTGATGACCCTGTGGTCATTTACAGCCGTTCACATTCTTTAGTGGGCCCCACGCCATGTGTAAGCCACTTGCTAAATCTAAGGAAGTTAACCATATGTGAAACGGATGAATCATTGGAGGATTTCAGTGATGTGATAGATAAAgagattgaagaagaagaagaagaaaatggtTGTAAGGTGAAAACCATAGGGCTTGAAGATTTTGAAGTCATGAAAGTTGTGGGGCAAGGGGCTTTTGGTAAAGTGTATCAAGTGAGAAAGAGAGATAGTTTGGAAATATATGCAATGAAAGTTGTGAGAAAAGATAAGATTGTGGAGAAAAATCATGCTGAGTATATGAAAGCAGAGAGAGATATCTTGACAAAGATTGATCATCCCTTTATTGTCCAGCTTCGTTACTCTTTCCAG ACAAAATATCGACTTTACCTCGTTTTGGACTTTGTGAATGGTGGACATCTTTTTTTCCAGCTATATCACCATGGACTGTTTCG AGAGGATTTGGCTCGTATTTATGCTGCAGAGATTGTTTCAGCTGTTTCTCACCTTCATGCAAATGGGATAATGCATAGGGATCTTAAGCCTGAAAATATACTACTTGATGTGGATGGACAt GCTTTGCTTACGGATTTTGGGCTAGCAAAAGAGTTTGATGAAAATGCAAGATCAAATTCTTTATGTGGAACAGTAGAATACATGTCACCTGAAATTATTCTTGGGAAAGGCCATGACAAGGCTGCTGATTGGTGGAGTGTTGGAATCTTGTTGTTTGAGATGCTCACAGGACAG CCACCGTTTCATGGAGGAAACAGGGACAAAGTACAGAAAAAGATAGTGAAAGACAAGATGAAGCTCCCTGCATTTTTGTCAAGTGAAGCACATGCCCTTTTGAAAGGG ttgTTACAAAAGGATCCAAGCAAGAGGCTAGGCAATGGGGTAACAGGAAGTGATGAAATAAAGAATCACAAATGGTTCAAACCAATAAACTGGAAGAAACTGGATGCACGTGAAATCCAGCCGAGTTTTCGTCCGGAAGTTTCTGGAAATCAATGCATTGCTAACTTTGATAAACGTTGGACGGATATGCCCCTACTGGATTCACCTGCATCCAGCCCAAATGGCTCATCTGACCTCTTTCAGGGGTTTACTTATGTCAAGCCTGCAGCCTCTTTTCTTCACAGACAAAGCCCAGCATGCTAA